From Gemmatimonadaceae bacterium, one genomic window encodes:
- the cpaB gene encoding Flp pilus assembly protein CpaB: protein MAERRYTTIFGAALVTAALATFGIYRVLQASKAQNRVITRPVVIAFKDVAEGKAIDRASVTVAEWPINTIPAGAFASVDSVVNRVTRIDVFRGEVIVPGRLTPDGTGPGLQVKITPGKRALTVRIDDVSGLNGMVQPNSRVDVLIVTRDSKTQKDVAKTFMSNMRVLAVGTIDQHTADNRPIAAATVSLEVTPAEAERLAIAQGTGRIQLSLRGYGDPDSIRTTGANSDDVLAQLRSAPVANVDPAPTHRASSGAGRRAAAPVQQAPAPPQVIAPQPPSTGEVSPKPRAADTNVVTIYKGSAQDTRKFVSKDSAKTDSAKRKPPL from the coding sequence ATGGCAGAGCGACGTTACACGACAATTTTCGGGGCCGCGCTCGTAACGGCCGCTTTGGCGACCTTCGGCATCTACAGGGTGCTGCAAGCCTCCAAGGCGCAGAACCGAGTCATCACCCGGCCGGTCGTCATCGCGTTCAAGGACGTGGCCGAAGGCAAGGCGATCGACCGGGCCAGCGTGACCGTCGCCGAGTGGCCGATCAATACCATCCCTGCCGGCGCATTCGCATCGGTGGATTCGGTCGTAAACCGCGTGACGCGTATCGACGTCTTCCGCGGTGAAGTCATCGTTCCCGGCCGCCTCACGCCCGACGGCACGGGCCCTGGGCTACAGGTGAAGATCACGCCAGGCAAGCGCGCCCTTACCGTGCGAATCGACGACGTATCGGGGCTGAACGGAATGGTCCAGCCGAATAGCCGCGTGGACGTGCTGATCGTGACGCGCGACAGCAAGACCCAAAAGGACGTTGCCAAGACGTTCATGTCGAACATGCGCGTCCTTGCGGTTGGCACGATCGATCAGCATACCGCCGACAATCGCCCGATTGCGGCCGCGACGGTTAGCCTCGAGGTGACGCCGGCCGAGGCCGAACGCCTCGCCATCGCCCAGGGCACGGGCCGGATCCAATTGTCACTACGTGGTTACGGCGACCCCGATTCGATCCGGACGACCGGAGCCAATTCAGACGACGTGCTCGCGCAGCTCCGCTCCGCGCCAGTCGCGAACGTGGATCCGGCGCCCACCCATCGAGCCTCGTCGGGAGCCGGCCGCCGTGCGGCGGCCCCGGTCCAGCAGGCGCCGGCGCCGCCGCAGGTCATCGCGCCACAGCCGCCGTCCACTGGCGAAGTGTCGCCCAAGCCAAGGGCGGCCGACACGAACGTCGTCACCATCTACAAAGGCAGTGCCCAGGATACGCGGAAGTTTGTCAGCAAGGATTCCGCGAAAACCGATTCAGCGAAGCGGAAACCTCCGCT